Part of the Natronobacterium gregoryi SP2 genome, CATGACTGTTCGTCTCACTACCGCTCTGGCTTCGACCGGTAAAAAGCGTATCCATCCATTACTGGATCGTCAACAATAGTGGTTGGTTTTCTGTTACTTTTGAACGAGAGTCCTAGAAGAGCGGACGGATACTCGCTTCTGGCCCGGGAACGTTGCTCCCGTCATCGCCGGAGCGTCGAAATACAGTGCCAGCAGTAGGTAAACGTCTGATCCGCCGCGTTGCGAGCCCCACAGTGGGGACACCTGATCGTCTCGCCGTCGAACTCGCGCTCGTCTGGTTCCTCGCGGTCCTCGCGGTCGTGGGGGCTCGAGTACCGATCGGGTCCGGGTGACGACGGAGAACCCGCTCGATTTGGGTCCGCGAAGGACGGCGATCCCGTTCTGTCGCCGTTGTCACGGTGAAGGTAGACGTAGTACAGTATCAGGTGGAGAAGGACAAACAACAGGAGGTAGCCGACGAGCCAGCCCCAGAGCTCCATCGGTGTGTCGTACGTTCTCAACGCACTTGGATATTCCCCGACTCAGGCTGCGGGGACACTCAGGGAACGCGA contains:
- a CDS encoding DUF7577 domain-containing protein, with the protein product MELWGWLVGYLLLFVLLHLILYYVYLHRDNGDRTGSPSFADPNRAGSPSSPGPDRYSSPHDREDREEPDEREFDGETIRCPHCGARNAADQTFTYCWHCISTLRR